The Salinispora tropica CNB-440 genome has a window encoding:
- the rpsI gene encoding 30S ribosomal protein S9, with amino-acid sequence MTDIIATEVAPEAAEALAPVVRAPLGDRPIQTVGRRKEAIVRVRIVPGTGKITCNGRDLEAYFPSKVHQQLIKDPLVTTEKAEEFDVIANLRGGGTTGQAGALRLAIARALIASEPDDRPALKKAGFLTRDARAKESKKYGLKKARKAPQYSKR; translated from the coding sequence ATGACCGACATCATCGCCACCGAGGTCGCCCCCGAGGCCGCCGAGGCGCTGGCGCCCGTCGTCCGCGCGCCCCTTGGTGACCGGCCGATCCAGACCGTGGGTCGCCGCAAGGAGGCCATCGTCCGGGTCCGCATCGTCCCGGGCACTGGCAAGATCACCTGCAACGGCCGGGATCTCGAGGCGTACTTCCCGAGCAAGGTGCACCAGCAGCTGATCAAGGATCCGCTGGTCACCACCGAGAAGGCGGAGGAGTTCGACGTCATCGCGAACCTGCGTGGCGGCGGCACCACCGGTCAGGCCGGTGCGCTCCGGCTGGCCATCGCCCGCGCGCTGATCGCCAGCGAGCCGGACGACCGCCCGGCGCTCAAGAAGGCCGGCTTCCTGACCCGGGATGCGCGGGCCAAGGAGAGCAAGAAGTACGGCCTCAAGAAGGCCCGTAAGGCTCCTCAGTACTCGAAGCGCTGA
- a CDS encoding pyridoxal phosphate-dependent aminotransferase encodes MTTTHVDPLVTRMRPFGTTIFAEMSALASRTGAVNLGQGFPDTDGPPEMLAAAAEALRGGQNQYPPGPGIPPLRAAVAAHQQRFWGLEYDPDGEIVVTAGATEAIAAAILGLCEPGDEVVCFEPYYDSYAASIALAGALRRPVTLRPGAAGRYAMDPDELRAAFGPRTRLVLLNSPHNPTGKVFTPAELTLVAELCREYDAYAVTDEVYEHLAFTDAAAGHMPLATLPGMRERTLRISSAGKTFSCTGWKVGWTSGPSSLVSALLRVKQFLTFVNAAPLQPAVAVALGLDDSYFTDFRAGMQARRDQLVAGLADAGFDVLPPEGTYFVTADVTPLGARDGVEFCRALPERCGVVAVPTQVFYDDSEAGRRLVRFAFCKRPDVLAEAVTRLQQLVTAR; translated from the coding sequence GTGACGACCACCCACGTCGATCCTCTGGTAACCCGAATGCGCCCCTTCGGGACGACGATCTTCGCCGAGATGTCCGCCCTCGCCAGCCGCACCGGGGCGGTGAATCTCGGGCAGGGGTTTCCGGACACCGACGGCCCGCCCGAAATGCTGGCCGCGGCGGCTGAGGCGCTGCGCGGTGGCCAGAACCAGTACCCGCCCGGGCCCGGCATCCCCCCGCTCCGCGCCGCCGTGGCCGCACACCAGCAGCGGTTCTGGGGCCTCGAGTACGATCCCGACGGCGAGATCGTGGTGACCGCCGGCGCCACCGAGGCGATCGCCGCAGCGATCCTGGGCCTCTGCGAGCCCGGCGACGAGGTGGTCTGTTTCGAGCCCTACTACGACTCGTACGCCGCCTCGATCGCGCTGGCTGGCGCCCTCCGGCGCCCGGTGACGTTACGGCCCGGGGCAGCCGGACGGTACGCGATGGACCCGGACGAGCTACGTGCCGCGTTCGGGCCACGCACCCGGCTGGTGCTGCTCAACTCCCCGCACAACCCCACGGGCAAGGTCTTCACCCCCGCCGAGCTGACCCTGGTGGCCGAGCTGTGCCGCGAGTACGACGCGTACGCGGTCACCGACGAGGTCTACGAACACCTCGCCTTCACCGACGCCGCCGCTGGCCACATGCCCCTCGCCACGCTGCCCGGGATGCGGGAGCGGACGCTGCGGATCTCCTCGGCCGGCAAGACCTTCTCCTGCACCGGCTGGAAGGTCGGCTGGACGAGTGGCCCTTCATCACTGGTGTCGGCGTTGCTACGGGTCAAGCAGTTCCTCACCTTCGTCAACGCCGCGCCGTTGCAACCCGCGGTCGCGGTGGCGCTGGGCCTGGACGACAGCTACTTCACCGACTTCCGGGCCGGGATGCAGGCCCGCCGGGACCAGCTCGTCGCCGGCCTCGCCGACGCCGGTTTCGACGTCCTGCCACCGGAAGGCACATACTTCGTCACCGCAGACGTGACACCGCTCGGCGCCCGAGACGGGGTCGAGTTCTGCCGCGCGCTGCCGGAACGCTGTGGCGTGGTCGCAGTCCCGACCCAGGTCTTCTACGACGACTCGGAGGCCGGCCGGCGGCTGGTCCGGTTCGCCTTCTGCAAACGCCCGGACGTGCTGGCCGAGGCTGTCACCCGGCTACAGCAGCTGGTGACAGCACGGTGA
- the glmM gene encoding phosphoglucosamine mutase codes for MGRLFGTDGVRGRANADLTPELGLAVAVAAAHTLAEADRSHPPLAVVGRDTRASGEMLESAVVAGLTSAGANVVRVGVLPTPAVAFLTAEAKADIGVMLSASHNPMPDNGIKLFAAGGHKLPDEIEMKIEAAVEANTTTAWERPVGAGVGRVHDLLDGADHYVQHLVGTVPHRLDGIKVVVDCANGAAAEVAPAAYREAGAEVVAIHAEPNGLNINDECGSNHVAALRQAVVEHGAQLGIAHDGDADRCVAVTADGDEVDGDQVMAILALAMREAGTLTADTLVATVMSNLGLRIAMSREGIRLVETKVGDRYVLEELRASGLALGGEQSGHIVMPAHATTGDGVLTGLHLMSRMAGTGRPLAELAAVVSPLPQVLINVPVGDRTVGAAAPAVRAEVARAEAELGDAGRVLLRPSGTEPLVRVMVEAGTETTAREVAERIAEQVRTASPVS; via the coding sequence ATGGGTCGGTTGTTCGGCACGGACGGGGTACGGGGACGGGCGAACGCGGATCTCACGCCCGAGTTGGGGCTCGCGGTAGCGGTCGCCGCCGCACACACCCTCGCCGAGGCGGATCGGAGCCACCCCCCGCTGGCCGTTGTCGGCCGGGACACCCGGGCCAGCGGCGAGATGTTGGAGTCCGCGGTGGTGGCCGGGCTGACCAGTGCCGGCGCGAACGTCGTACGGGTCGGTGTCCTGCCCACCCCGGCGGTGGCGTTCCTCACCGCGGAGGCCAAGGCCGACATCGGGGTGATGCTCTCCGCCTCGCACAACCCCATGCCGGACAACGGCATCAAGCTCTTCGCCGCCGGCGGGCACAAGCTGCCGGACGAGATCGAGATGAAGATCGAGGCGGCGGTCGAGGCGAACACGACGACCGCCTGGGAACGTCCGGTCGGGGCGGGTGTCGGCCGGGTCCACGACCTGCTCGACGGTGCCGACCACTACGTGCAGCACCTGGTCGGTACGGTGCCGCACCGGCTGGACGGGATCAAGGTCGTGGTGGACTGCGCCAACGGCGCCGCCGCCGAGGTGGCCCCGGCGGCGTACCGGGAGGCCGGCGCCGAGGTGGTCGCGATCCACGCGGAGCCCAACGGCCTCAACATCAACGACGAGTGCGGCTCCAACCACGTCGCGGCGCTCCGGCAGGCCGTCGTCGAGCACGGCGCGCAGCTGGGCATCGCCCATGACGGCGACGCCGACCGTTGCGTGGCGGTCACCGCCGACGGCGACGAGGTCGACGGTGATCAGGTGATGGCGATCCTCGCGCTGGCGATGCGGGAGGCCGGCACGCTCACCGCCGACACCCTGGTGGCGACCGTGATGAGCAATCTTGGCCTGCGGATAGCGATGTCCCGGGAGGGGATTCGGCTGGTCGAGACGAAGGTCGGTGACCGGTACGTGTTGGAGGAGCTGCGCGCCTCCGGCCTGGCGCTCGGTGGCGAGCAGAGCGGGCACATCGTGATGCCCGCCCACGCGACCACCGGCGACGGCGTGCTGACCGGCCTGCACCTGATGTCCCGGATGGCGGGGACCGGCAGGCCCCTGGCCGAGCTGGCTGCCGTGGTTAGTCCCCTGCCTCAGGTTCTGATCAACGTGCCGGTCGGCGACCGTACGGTCGGTGCGGCGGCTCCGGCCGTACGGGCCGAGGTCGCGCGGGCCGAGGCCGAGCTGGGCGATGCCGGCCGGGTCCTGCTGCGTCCCTCGGGCACCGAGCCCCTGGTTCGGGTGATGGTGGAGGCCGGCACCGAGACGACGGCGCGTGAGGTGGCCGAGCGAATCGCCGAGCAGGTCCGCACCGCCAGCCCGGTCAGCTGA
- the rplM gene encoding 50S ribosomal protein L13, with protein MRTYSPKPGEIERQWHVIDASDVVLGRLATHAATLLRGKHKPTFAPHVDTGDFVVIVNAGKVALTGNKRQQKIAYRHSGYPGGLKQLGYDELLTKRPERAIELAVKGMLPHNKLGRKLIKKLKVYAGAEHPHGAQQPVPFEIKQIAQ; from the coding sequence GTGCGTACGTACAGCCCGAAGCCGGGTGAGATCGAGCGTCAGTGGCACGTTATCGACGCCTCTGATGTCGTGCTGGGCCGCTTGGCCACCCATGCCGCCACGCTGCTGCGCGGCAAGCACAAGCCGACTTTCGCGCCGCACGTCGACACGGGCGACTTCGTCGTCATCGTGAACGCCGGCAAGGTCGCGCTGACCGGCAACAAGCGGCAGCAGAAGATCGCCTACCGGCACTCCGGTTACCCCGGCGGCCTCAAGCAGCTCGGCTACGACGAGCTCCTGACCAAGCGCCCCGAGCGGGCCATCGAGCTGGCCGTGAAGGGCATGCTCCCGCACAACAAGCTGGGCCGGAAGCTCATCAAGAAGCTGAAGGTCTACGCCGGTGCCGAGCACCCGCACGGCGCGCAGCAGCCAGTGCCGTTCGAGATCAAGCAGATCGCGCAGTGA